One genomic region from Equus caballus isolate H_3958 breed thoroughbred chromosome 4, TB-T2T, whole genome shotgun sequence encodes:
- the SCIN gene encoding scinderin isoform X2, whose translation MAKLYMVSDASGSMSVTVVAEENPFSMAMLLSEECFILDHGAAKQIFVWKGKDANPQERKAAMKTAEEFLRQMNYSTNTQIQVLPEGGETPIFKQFFKDWRDKDQSDGFGKVYVTEKVARIEQIPFDASKLHSSPQMAAQHNMVDDGSGKVEIWRVENNGRIEIDQNSYGEFYGGDCYIILYTYPRGQIIYTWQGANATRDELTTSAFLTVQLDRSLGGQAVQIRVSQGKEPAHLLSLFKDKPLIIYKDGTSKKGGQTPAPPTRLFQVRRNLASITRIVEVDVDADSLNSNDVFVLKLRQNNGYIWIGKGASQEEEKGAEYVASVLKCKTTRIQEGSEPEEFWNSLGGKKDYQTSPLLETQAEDHPPRLYGCSNKTGRFIIEEVPGEFTQEDLAEDDVMLLDTWEQIFLWIGKDANEVEKTESLKSAKVYLETDPSGRDKRTPIVIVKQGHEPPTFTGWFLGWDSSK comes from the exons GTTTCAGATGCCAGTGGATCCATGAGTGTGACCGTGGTGGCAGAAGAAAACCCCTTCTCCATGGCAATGCTGCTTTCTGAAGAATGCTTTATTTTGGACCATGGTGCTGCAAAACAAATTTTTGTATGGAAAG GTAAAGATGCTAATCCCCAGGAGAGAAAGGCTGCAATGAAGACAGCTGAAGAATTCCTAAGGCAAATGAATTATTCCACCAATACCCAA attcaAGTTCTTCCAGAAGGAGGTGAAACACCAATCTTCAAACAGTTCTTTAAGGACTGGAGAGACAAAGATCAGAGTGATGGCTTTGGGAAAGTGTATGTCACAGAGAAGGTGGCTCGAATAGAACAGATTCCATTTGATGCCTCAAAATTACACAGTTCTCCGCAAATGGCAGCCCAGCACAATATGGTGGATGATGGTTCTGGCAAAGTGGAG ATTTGGCGTGTTGAAAACAATGGTAGGATCGAAATTGACCAAAACTCCTATGGCGAATTCTATGGTGGTGACTGCTACATTATCCTCTACACTTATCCCAGAGGACAGATTATCTACACCTG GCAAGGAGCCAATGCCACCAGAGACGAGCTGACGACATCGGCTTTCCTGACTGTTCAGTTGGATAGGTCCCTTGGAGGACAGGCTGTGCAG ATTCGAGTGTCCCAAGGCAAAGAACCTGCTCACCTGCTGAGTTTGTTCAAAGACAAACCGCTCATTATTTACAAGGATGGAACCTCAAAGAAAGGGGGTCAGACGCCTGCTCCCCCTACACGCCTCTTTCAAGTCCGGAGAAACTTGGCATCTATCACCAGAATCGTGGAG GTCGATGTTGATGCAGATTCATTGAATTCCAACGATGTTTTTGTCCTGAAACTGCGACAAAACAATGGCTACATCTGGATAGGCAAAGGTGccagccaggaggaagagaaaggagccgAGTATGTGGCAAGTGTCCTCAAATGCAAAACCACAAGGATTCAGGAAGGCAGTGAACCAG AGGAGTTTTGGAATTCCCTTGGAGGGAAAAAAGACTACCAGACCTCGCCACTGCTAGAAACCCAGGCTGAAGACCATCCGCCTCGGCTTTACGGCTGCTCAAACAAAACTGGAAGATTCATT ATTGAAGAGGTCCCAGGAGAGTTCACCCAGGAGGATTTAGCAGAAGATGATGTCATGTTACTGGATACTTGGGAACAG atttttctttggaTTGGCAAAGATGCTAATGAAGTTGAGAAAACAGAATCTCTGAAGTCTG CCAAAGTTTACCTTGAGACAGATCCTTCTGGAAGAGACAAGAGGACTCCAATTGTCATCGTAAAACAGGGCCATGAGCCACCCACTTTCACAGGCTGGTTCCTGGGCTGGGATTCCAGCAAGTAG